In bacterium, the following are encoded in one genomic region:
- a CDS encoding tetratricopeptide repeat protein → MTELFLLLLFVSLIAAGSWFYYHSSARRPFRRSDLSEFETGLNALLENELQLAAKHLANAAKEDPDNVFARVWLGTVLRKQNDIERALKIHMELAIRESLSAAERISIHKALAEDFHVAQHPEKTLEHLDLILAVDKSNAWALERRLQYLAGKGDWSGYIDTSLKLSNLRKKSLDARRMAIICTLDGDRLGAAGKGKEGRLRYREAIKYDASFPGAYLGLAESYRREKRISDAIKEVELLMENSPESADIAFPLLEAILFEQGRFEEVEGFYRSFLTKQHHIVQGYVALATIAERKADNESALRILREGLEANPGNELLQYELARHLTRLKKVDELAKPGLQAMKRLAPPHSAFNCSNCGFSSDAMRWFCPSCGAWESFNT, encoded by the coding sequence GTGACCGAACTATTTCTACTGTTACTATTCGTTTCCCTAATCGCAGCCGGGAGTTGGTTCTACTACCATTCATCGGCGAGGCGACCTTTCCGGCGTAGCGATTTAAGCGAATTTGAAACCGGATTAAACGCCTTATTAGAAAACGAACTCCAGTTAGCGGCAAAGCACCTTGCTAACGCTGCGAAAGAAGACCCCGACAATGTATTTGCCCGAGTCTGGCTCGGTACTGTTTTACGCAAACAGAACGACATCGAACGCGCATTGAAAATTCACATGGAACTGGCGATACGCGAGTCGTTGAGCGCAGCCGAGCGGATATCGATCCACAAAGCATTGGCTGAAGATTTTCATGTCGCCCAGCATCCTGAGAAAACTCTCGAGCATCTCGATTTAATTCTCGCGGTCGATAAATCGAATGCGTGGGCATTAGAGCGCCGGTTGCAATACCTTGCAGGGAAAGGGGATTGGAGCGGATACATTGACACTTCGTTAAAGCTTTCCAATCTTCGCAAGAAGTCACTCGATGCCCGCCGAATGGCAATTATCTGCACCCTTGATGGTGACCGCTTAGGAGCTGCAGGCAAAGGTAAGGAAGGACGGTTGCGCTATCGGGAAGCAATTAAATATGACGCTTCGTTCCCAGGCGCTTACCTCGGGTTGGCAGAATCTTATCGCCGGGAGAAGCGAATCTCTGATGCGATAAAAGAAGTCGAATTGTTAATGGAAAATTCGCCTGAATCTGCCGATATCGCATTCCCATTACTCGAAGCGATTCTGTTTGAACAAGGTCGATTTGAAGAGGTTGAGGGATTCTATCGGAGTTTCTTGACGAAGCAGCATCACATTGTGCAAGGCTATGTTGCACTGGCGACGATTGCGGAGCGAAAAGCCGATAACGAAAGCGCTCTGAGGATTCTCCGGGAAGGTTTAGAAGCGAATCCCGGCAACGAGTTGCTGCAATATGAGTTGGCGCGTCATTTAACCCGGTTGAAGAAAGTGGATGAGTTAGCGAAACCCGGATTGCAGGCAATGAAGCGGTTGGCGCCACCGCATAGTGCTTTCAATTGCAGTAATTGCGGATTCTCTTCCGATGCTATGCGGTGGTTCTGTCCCTCTTGTGGCGCGTGGGAATCTTTCAATACATAG
- a CDS encoding LapA family protein — protein sequence MPFIRWIIVTVVILTVMAFALQNQSQTVTITFGTYTSTPIPLFMALFGAFVVGILIYFVMTLTAQLKLRGDVSRYRRECVRLKDELNRLRNLNLDKELEMAFRSRSAMPMVTVTESRSGRSSDEYEGFGA from the coding sequence ATGCCTTTTATTCGTTGGATCATCGTTACGGTAGTGATTCTCACTGTAATGGCGTTTGCACTCCAAAACCAATCGCAAACGGTAACGATTACGTTCGGGACTTACACTTCTACACCTATCCCGTTGTTTATGGCGTTGTTCGGTGCATTTGTCGTTGGCATTCTGATCTATTTTGTTATGACATTAACCGCACAATTGAAACTCCGGGGAGATGTATCGCGCTACCGAAGAGAATGTGTTCGACTCAAAGACGAACTCAACCGATTGCGCAATCTGAATCTGGATAAAGAGTTGGAGATGGCATTCCGTTCGCGAAGTGCAATGCCGATGGTTACCGTTACTGAGAGCCGGAGTGGACGATCTTCCGATGAATATGAAGGATTCGGCGCGTAG
- a CDS encoding septum formation initiator family protein — translation MTKPSDSPEYQVARKARIKRWLYAISLIALAMLMTSNFTKYYWQHTKHLKKLDSLNTTFKQIQRENTEIDSLTMAIDYGDPETIEWVARYQWHLAREGERVFQLVPENSDPQPQKK, via the coding sequence ATGACAAAACCATCTGATTCACCCGAGTACCAAGTTGCCCGAAAAGCACGAATCAAGCGTTGGCTATACGCGATATCACTAATCGCACTGGCAATGCTGATGACGAGCAATTTTACAAAGTACTATTGGCAGCACACCAAACATTTGAAAAAGCTCGACTCTCTAAATACAACCTTCAAGCAAATCCAGCGTGAAAACACAGAAATTGACTCACTGACAATGGCAATTGATTATGGCGATCCTGAAACCATTGAGTGGGTGGCACGTTATCAATGGCATTTGGCTCGTGAGGGAGAGCGTGTCTTTCAATTAGTACCGGAAAATTCTGATCCACAACCGCAGAAGAAGTAG
- a CDS encoding Hsp20/alpha crystallin family protein codes for MSESLRVSLSPSDGSDEMDFIFRNYFNRPISMQAYSGWRPATDMFETDTEIILIIDLAGIDMAHTSLVQEGNTIKISGSREDVEGFAKRNYQLMEISYGPFEREFVLSSPVVQDSVEARYVNGIVTVRMKKLLQQTGTIHIEVGSE; via the coding sequence ATGTCGGAGTCGTTACGGGTCAGTTTGAGCCCGTCCGATGGCAGCGATGAAATGGATTTCATCTTCCGGAATTATTTCAATCGCCCCATATCCATGCAGGCATACAGCGGCTGGCGGCCCGCCACCGATATGTTTGAAACTGACACCGAAATCATTTTGATTATCGATTTAGCCGGTATCGACATGGCGCATACCTCATTGGTACAGGAAGGAAATACCATCAAAATCTCCGGTTCCCGTGAGGATGTCGAAGGTTTTGCGAAACGTAACTATCAACTAATGGAAATCAGTTACGGACCTTTTGAACGGGAGTTCGTACTCTCTTCGCCTGTGGTACAAGACTCGGTCGAAGCGCGATATGTCAATGGCATCGTCACTGTCCGGATGAAGAAACTGTTGCAGCAAACAGGTACAATACACATCGAAGTAGGGAGTGAATGA
- the miaB gene encoding tRNA (N6-isopentenyl adenosine(37)-C2)-methylthiotransferase MiaB, translating to MKRIMIETYGCQMNKADSELVAGVMYPKGYASTENHDEADVLLINTCAVREGAEDRILGILAQYRRFKEVKPNMVLGVIGCMAQNLKESLIEQRPWVDLVVGPDAYRDLPQLIDNLQSGDREPAVLVRRDRFENYEEIFPVRGEGTNAWVSIMRGCDNFCTFCIVPHTRGRERSRKLHSIIREVEEAVQHGFGEITLLGQNVNSWIDEESGEHFADLMKAVGEIPGVKRVRFTSPHPKDFPDPLLYAMVENPAVLVPHIHLPLQAGNDIVLERMNRGYTKKEYLALVDHIRSIIPDVAFSTDVIVGFPGETAEQFEDTVEVMRAVRYSGAFMFKYSQRPYTKAANWLDDVPEAEKQRRLERLITLQREQEKALINSYIGTKSVILIESISPKSDQEWIGRTPQNRPCVLPVTAGKPGELVPVEIVAVRSLTLVGQPV from the coding sequence ATGAAACGGATAATGATAGAGACGTACGGCTGTCAAATGAACAAAGCCGATTCTGAATTGGTTGCGGGAGTGATGTACCCCAAAGGGTATGCATCAACCGAAAACCATGACGAAGCCGATGTCTTGCTGATAAACACCTGTGCAGTACGGGAAGGTGCGGAAGACCGTATCTTGGGTATCCTCGCGCAGTATCGCCGCTTTAAAGAGGTGAAGCCTAATATGGTATTAGGCGTCATTGGTTGCATGGCTCAGAATCTGAAAGAATCGTTAATTGAACAACGGCCTTGGGTCGATTTAGTTGTCGGACCTGATGCCTATCGTGATTTACCCCAACTGATCGACAACCTTCAGAGTGGTGACCGTGAGCCAGCGGTGCTTGTGCGGCGTGACCGGTTTGAAAATTATGAAGAGATTTTCCCGGTTCGCGGCGAAGGCACCAACGCTTGGGTATCGATCATGCGCGGGTGTGATAACTTCTGCACATTCTGTATCGTTCCCCATACCCGCGGCAGGGAACGTTCACGCAAATTACATAGTATAATCCGGGAAGTCGAAGAGGCTGTACAACACGGTTTTGGTGAAATTACCTTGCTCGGACAAAATGTAAATTCATGGATCGATGAGGAGTCTGGTGAGCATTTTGCTGATTTGATGAAAGCGGTTGGTGAAATACCCGGAGTTAAGCGAGTTCGGTTTACTTCTCCTCATCCAAAAGATTTTCCCGATCCCCTCTTGTATGCGATGGTGGAGAATCCTGCAGTACTCGTGCCACATATTCATTTACCTTTACAGGCGGGCAACGATATCGTATTGGAACGGATGAACAGAGGATACACCAAAAAAGAGTATCTCGCATTGGTTGATCATATTCGCTCTATTATACCCGATGTAGCATTTTCGACGGATGTCATCGTCGGGTTCCCCGGTGAAACTGCCGAGCAGTTTGAGGATACTGTAGAAGTAATGCGGGCAGTAAGGTATTCTGGCGCGTTCATGTTCAAGTATTCGCAACGACCGTACACCAAAGCGGCAAACTGGCTGGATGATGTACCCGAAGCAGAAAAACAGCGGCGACTTGAGCGATTGATAACGTTACAACGGGAACAGGAAAAGGCGTTGATTAACTCCTACATCGGAACGAAATCGGTTATCTTGATAGAGTCAATTTCCCCGAAGAGTGATCAGGAGTGGATCGGTCGAACACCCCAGAATCGGCCGTGCGTATTACCCGTTACGGCAGGCAAGCCGGGTGAACTTGTTCCTGTGGAAATTGTCGCCGTTCGAAGTCTAACATTGGTAGGGCAACCGGTGTAG
- the metK gene encoding methionine adenosyltransferase has product MSEFLFSSESVTEGHPDKIADQISDAVLDNVLADDPFGRVACETFTTTGLVLVGGEITTTTYVPVADLVREVVKDIGYSSSHYGFDYETCSVLVALDKQSPDIAMGVDRAGAGDQGMMFGYAVNETPELMPLPIMLAHGLTRRLAEVRKSNELNFLRPDGKSQVSVRYIDGKPVEVTTVVISTQHDPDITLEKIRSDIVEHVIKPIIPASMLAKDVVFHVNPTGRFVIGGPQGDAGLTGRKIIVDTYGGAAPHGGGAFSGKDPTKVDRSAAYAARHVAKNVVAAGLAHRCQVQVAYAIGVAEPVSMMIETFGTGVMPDEEIAKLVKKVFDMTPAGIIERLNLRRPIYRKTASYGHFGRELPEFTWEKTDFVSALKNG; this is encoded by the coding sequence GTGTCAGAATTTTTGTTTAGTTCCGAATCGGTTACTGAAGGTCATCCCGATAAAATCGCGGATCAGATTTCCGATGCGGTGCTTGATAACGTGTTAGCCGACGATCCATTTGGGCGGGTTGCCTGCGAAACCTTTACGACAACGGGATTAGTCTTGGTCGGCGGTGAAATTACCACGACGACCTATGTACCGGTTGCCGATCTCGTGCGGGAAGTGGTAAAGGATATTGGGTATAGCAGTTCACATTACGGGTTCGATTACGAAACCTGTTCGGTGTTGGTCGCACTCGATAAGCAATCACCCGACATCGCAATGGGGGTCGACCGGGCCGGTGCTGGCGATCAAGGTATGATGTTCGGCTACGCTGTGAACGAAACCCCCGAGTTGATGCCTTTGCCAATCATGTTAGCGCACGGTTTAACCCGTCGCCTGGCTGAAGTGCGTAAATCGAATGAGTTAAACTTCCTCCGTCCCGATGGAAAATCCCAAGTCAGTGTCCGTTACATCGATGGTAAACCAGTCGAAGTGACAACGGTCGTCATCTCCACACAACACGACCCAGACATCACTCTTGAAAAAATTCGTTCCGACATCGTTGAACACGTAATCAAACCGATAATTCCTGCGTCGATGCTGGCAAAAGATGTCGTATTTCATGTGAATCCGACCGGTCGGTTTGTTATCGGCGGGCCGCAGGGCGACGCCGGTCTAACTGGTCGAAAGATAATCGTTGACACCTACGGTGGTGCCGCGCCACACGGTGGTGGTGCATTCAGTGGAAAAGACCCTACAAAGGTTGACCGATCGGCTGCCTATGCTGCCCGTCATGTCGCCAAAAATGTGGTTGCAGCCGGTTTAGCCCATCGTTGTCAAGTACAGGTTGCCTATGCTATCGGAGTAGCGGAGCCGGTATCGATGATGATAGAAACCTTTGGCACAGGTGTGATGCCCGATGAAGAAATCGCCAAGTTGGTAAAGAAAGTTTTTGATATGACTCCGGCAGGAATCATTGAGCGGTTGAATCTCCGCCGCCCAATTTATCGCAAGACTGCCAGTTATGGCCATTTTGGCCGTGAACTACCTGAATTTACTTGGGAAAAGACCGACTTTGTCAGTGCACTCAAGAACGGTTAA
- a CDS encoding MFS transporter, translated as MNPWRVFAVVAVNIFMATIDGSAVNLVLPAIAQQFDAPLTRVEWVSTIYLLIISVSLLPIGAIAPRLGERRVYIAGIVIFTISSVLCALSNSLSMLVAARALQGVGSAFSSALGAGFIASAFPLKNRGMALGMIGTVVAAGSLTGPIFGGFIAGHYGSWSAIFWINLPIGIIAILLSSLWLKVEPSNEGKEKTFDHYGAALSGFALLVMLFALSETGHKNLFIFVGSVAVACILFYIFLRHEKHTLHPMLPLEVFQNRTFTAATVGGLLTTAASVQAMLTLPFYLHEVKHFDLKTTGLFMTVWPLSLAIVAPLAGRAADRIGSRIPSLVGPIVQSIGLLVLAFLQEDSSSLYLITGIAITGMGGSIFVPANNKALLGSVPKSLMFLASSMMALIRNIGMVAGIALSAAMVQFARNFAADPQSSAGFLFGMHWSMYLALLLSFSAGIFSYNYANREPEHH; from the coding sequence GTGAATCCATGGCGAGTTTTTGCCGTCGTTGCCGTTAACATCTTTATGGCGACGATTGATGGGTCTGCTGTAAACTTGGTTTTACCCGCAATTGCCCAGCAGTTTGATGCACCATTGACGCGGGTGGAGTGGGTATCTACCATTTATCTTCTCATCATTAGCGTTTCTCTCCTGCCAATTGGTGCAATTGCTCCCCGGTTAGGGGAACGCCGTGTTTATATCGCCGGTATCGTCATCTTTACGATCTCCTCTGTCCTCTGCGCATTATCCAATTCACTTTCCATGTTAGTTGCTGCCCGCGCTTTACAAGGAGTTGGCTCAGCATTCAGTTCTGCATTGGGAGCAGGTTTTATTGCGTCGGCGTTTCCGTTGAAAAACCGCGGTATGGCGCTTGGAATGATTGGTACAGTTGTCGCTGCTGGTTCTCTGACCGGCCCAATATTCGGTGGATTTATCGCGGGGCATTACGGAAGTTGGTCGGCAATCTTCTGGATCAACCTTCCGATAGGTATCATTGCTATCCTACTCTCATCACTCTGGTTGAAAGTTGAACCATCCAACGAAGGAAAAGAGAAAACCTTTGATCACTATGGTGCTGCCTTAAGCGGCTTTGCGCTGCTCGTTATGCTATTTGCATTATCGGAAACTGGGCACAAAAATCTCTTCATTTTCGTGGGTAGTGTCGCCGTTGCATGCATACTATTCTACATTTTCCTTCGCCACGAGAAGCATACACTTCATCCGATGTTGCCACTCGAAGTGTTCCAAAACCGGACATTCACTGCTGCGACCGTTGGCGGACTGCTAACTACCGCCGCAAGTGTGCAAGCGATGTTGACGCTGCCATTCTACCTGCATGAGGTAAAACACTTCGATCTTAAAACAACTGGCTTGTTTATGACGGTGTGGCCGCTCTCTTTGGCGATTGTCGCCCCGTTAGCGGGTCGTGCGGCTGACCGCATCGGGTCTCGAATTCCCTCGTTGGTTGGTCCGATTGTCCAATCGATCGGTCTCCTTGTGTTAGCTTTTTTACAAGAAGACAGTTCTTCACTTTACTTAATCACGGGAATTGCGATTACCGGAATGGGTGGCTCCATTTTCGTACCGGCAAACAACAAAGCGCTCCTTGGATCGGTACCGAAATCTCTTATGTTTTTAGCAAGCAGCATGATGGCACTCATCCGAAACATCGGGATGGTTGCTGGAATTGCCCTCTCAGCAGCGATGGTGCAATTCGCCCGCAATTTTGCCGCCGACCCGCAATCCTCGGCAGGTTTCCTCTTTGGTATGCATTGGTCAATGTACTTAGCTCTCCTCTTGTCGTTCTCCGCCGGAATATTCTCATACAATTACGCAAATCGAGAACCCGAGCACCACTAA
- the rpmB gene encoding 50S ribosomal protein L28, whose amino-acid sequence MSYVCEICGKGSLKGNNVSHAHNLTIRRWKPNLQRVRTKTPQGTRMVRVCTSCIQGGKIVKA is encoded by the coding sequence ATGAGCTACGTATGCGAAATTTGCGGTAAAGGATCGTTGAAAGGAAATAACGTTTCCCACGCCCACAACTTAACGATTCGCCGCTGGAAACCGAATCTGCAACGGGTTCGCACCAAGACCCCGCAAGGCACCCGGATGGTTCGGGTTTGCACTTCCTGTATTCAAGGCGGAAAAATTGTTAAAGCTTAG
- the clpX gene encoding ATP-dependent Clp protease ATP-binding subunit ClpX yields the protein MANPTERTPKGNVADRCSFCNRPVAHVRMLIPGPQGAICDTCVKAFGEFIRRSTGARTAQLEKIPTPEAIKRELDTHVIGQELPKKMLSVAVYNHYKRVIHQDSDSGVEIDKSNVLLLGPTGTGKTLLAQSLAKLLQVPFVIADATTLTEAGYVGEDVENVLVRLYQAAEYDVALTEIGIIYIDEIDKISRKSESSSITRDVSGEGVQQALLKLLEGTIAAIPPEGGRKHPEQRLVHINTRNILFICGGAFEGIDKIIANRVGRNAIGFGAEIHAKRDESINTLLRQLQPIDLLRFGMIPELVGRLPVYASLEELSEEALLRILVEPKNAIIKQFQKLFELEGVRLLFEEEALQAIVHKAQDRKTGARALRSILEEVMLEWMFQLPSEPDLLEIRITADTVETGASPMLLRRSDVSPTMAQSA from the coding sequence ATGGCAAACCCCACTGAACGTACCCCGAAGGGAAATGTTGCCGACCGTTGCAGTTTTTGCAATCGGCCGGTTGCCCACGTCCGGATGTTGATTCCCGGTCCACAGGGTGCGATTTGCGATACCTGTGTCAAAGCCTTTGGTGAATTCATCCGCCGTTCGACCGGTGCCCGCACCGCACAACTGGAAAAAATTCCCACCCCGGAAGCGATAAAGCGTGAGCTGGATACCCATGTTATCGGCCAAGAGCTCCCAAAGAAAATGCTATCGGTAGCCGTCTACAATCACTACAAACGGGTGATTCATCAAGACAGCGACAGCGGAGTCGAAATTGATAAATCCAATGTCCTGCTGTTAGGTCCAACTGGTACCGGAAAAACACTGCTCGCTCAATCGTTGGCGAAGTTATTGCAAGTTCCTTTCGTTATTGCCGATGCGACAACATTGACCGAAGCTGGTTACGTCGGAGAGGATGTCGAGAATGTACTTGTGAGGTTATACCAAGCCGCCGAGTACGATGTTGCTTTAACTGAAATCGGAATCATCTACATCGACGAAATCGATAAGATTAGCCGAAAATCGGAATCTTCATCAATCACTCGCGATGTGTCGGGCGAAGGTGTCCAACAAGCGCTGTTAAAGCTGCTTGAGGGTACCATAGCCGCGATTCCGCCGGAAGGGGGACGAAAGCATCCCGAACAACGGTTAGTACACATCAACACCAGGAATATTCTATTTATCTGTGGCGGCGCTTTCGAGGGTATCGATAAAATCATTGCCAATCGGGTCGGACGCAATGCCATCGGTTTTGGTGCGGAAATCCACGCGAAACGCGACGAATCAATAAACACTCTTCTCCGGCAATTGCAACCAATTGATCTCCTTCGCTTTGGAATGATACCGGAATTAGTCGGTCGATTGCCGGTCTATGCCTCGCTCGAAGAGCTATCCGAAGAGGCGTTGTTGCGAATTCTGGTCGAACCAAAAAACGCTATTATCAAGCAATTCCAAAAACTCTTTGAACTCGAAGGGGTTCGTTTACTCTTTGAGGAAGAAGCGCTCCAAGCGATTGTCCACAAAGCGCAAGATCGTAAAACCGGCGCGCGGGCATTGCGTTCGATTCTGGAAGAAGTCATGTTGGAATGGATGTTCCAACTTCCTTCGGAACCAGATTTATTAGAAATCCGGATTACTGCCGACACCGTGGAAACCGGCGCTTCGCCAATGCTGCTGCGGCGTTCCGATGTGAGTCCGACAATGGCGCAAAGCGCATAA
- a CDS encoding SPOR domain-containing protein — protein sequence MKTLLLFLLILSIVATVALAQQASWYKLAERGDIASLTTLEQNGKLPEPWTVLVQALQANDAKTAQPLYERVLVLDPNGAAGKFAKQRLGHLQTFVAVNLEPSSDALVASDPHVAKSPNAPGVPGEISSAKQPVSINDGTGKFVAQFGSFTKKGTADGIALTLKNHGFSAEVVSIVIGDRKMWRVWSGRFATEKEAAEKISAVKAKTALDGVILRAQ from the coding sequence ATGAAAACACTCCTTTTATTTCTTCTTATATTATCGATAGTTGCAACTGTCGCTCTGGCACAACAAGCCAGCTGGTATAAGCTCGCCGAGCGCGGTGACATCGCTTCGCTTACCACCCTCGAGCAAAATGGCAAGCTGCCCGAACCGTGGACGGTATTAGTGCAAGCGTTGCAAGCTAACGATGCGAAAACAGCCCAACCGTTGTACGAAAGAGTACTCGTCTTAGACCCTAACGGTGCGGCGGGAAAGTTTGCAAAACAACGTCTCGGGCACTTACAAACCTTTGTCGCAGTGAACCTTGAGCCATCTTCGGATGCCCTTGTTGCATCGGATCCACACGTTGCGAAATCACCGAATGCTCCAGGCGTACCCGGAGAAATCTCGTCGGCTAAGCAACCTGTTTCAATCAACGACGGCACTGGGAAATTCGTTGCCCAATTCGGTTCCTTTACAAAAAAAGGGACTGCCGATGGAATCGCGCTAACCTTAAAGAATCACGGTTTTTCAGCGGAAGTCGTATCGATTGTGATCGGGGATCGCAAGATGTGGCGGGTTTGGAGCGGTAGATTTGCTACTGAAAAAGAAGCCGCCGAGAAAATCTCGGCGGTAAAAGCGAAAACAGCGCTCGATGGAGTAATCCTTCGAGCGCAGTAA